DNA from Thermodesulfatator atlanticus DSM 21156:
CTCACTTCTTCTAAAAAGACCTTGCGGAAAAACCCTGCGTCATAGGTTTTTCCCAGGGACTTGCTCGCCAGGGCCAAAATCACGCAAAAGATGACGATGCTAGCGGCTTTTTTCATGGCTTACCGTTTCACGTTGTTTGCCATTTCAAGTAAGCGATCGGCAGTCTGGATCGTCTTGGAATTGGCCTCATAAGCCCTTTGGGTAACAATCATCTGGACCATTTCTTCCACCACATCCACGTTTGACATTTCAAGGTAGCCCTGGGCGATGGTGCCAAAGCCTTCTGCGCCAGGCTGTCCTTCAATGACGTCACCTGAGGCGTCACTTGGGCGGTAGAGATTGCGCCCAAGGGAATAAAGCCCAGCCGGATTTGGAAAATCGTAAAGAAGGATCTGGCCAAGATTTTGGGTAGTGCCGTCCCCCATGATCGCGGTTACCTGGCCGTCCTGGGTGATTTCAATGCGCACGGCGTTATTTGGCACTACTATCTCAGGCTGAAGCTTGGCACCGTTAGGGGTTACGATGTATCCGTCCCGGTCAACCTTGAAGTGGCCAGCGCGGGTGTAGAGCTCTTCGCCGTTTACCAGCACTTTGAAAAAACCGCGGCCTTCAATGGCCAGGTCGAGTTCGTTATTGGTTTGTTCGTATTCTCCCTGGGAAAAAATCTTGCTAACCGAGACCGGGCGCACCCCAAGGCCGATTTCCATACCCACGGGGACCTGATTCCCTTCACCGTTTAAAGCGCCGGCAAGCTTGAGTTTTTGATAGAGAAGATCTTCAAAATCTGGCCTGCTTTTCTTGAAGCCAGAGGTGTTTACGTTGGCAAGGTTGTTGGCGATAACGTCAAGTTTTAATTGTTGGGCCTGCATACCTGTGGCAGCGGACCAGAGACTGCGTATCATATCTTCCTCCTTTAAGTGCGACCGTAAGTTTCAATCATGCGGCTGGTATGTTCCCCAATCCCTTGAATAGACTTCTGGATGGCTTCAAATTCCCGCTGGATTTCGATGAGGTTTACCATTTCTTTTAGGGCTTCCACGTTTGAGCCTTCAAGGTATCCCTGACGCAAATTAGGGTTGTCAACGGGGATTTCCTGTGCTCCCTCTTTGGCCACA
Protein-coding regions in this window:
- the flgG gene encoding flagellar basal-body rod protein FlgG, which encodes MIRSLWSAATGMQAQQLKLDVIANNLANVNTSGFKKSRPDFEDLLYQKLKLAGALNGEGNQVPVGMEIGLGVRPVSVSKIFSQGEYEQTNNELDLAIEGRGFFKVLVNGEELYTRAGHFKVDRDGYIVTPNGAKLQPEIVVPNNAVRIEITQDGQVTAIMGDGTTQNLGQILLYDFPNPAGLYSLGRNLYRPSDASGDVIEGQPGAEGFGTIAQGYLEMSNVDVVEEMVQMIVTQRAYEANSKTIQTADRLLEMANNVKR